AGACTCTCTTCCTTTCTTCCGCAGGGGTTTGCCTGGCAGTAGTCGTTTACTTATCCGTCTTGAAGCTGGAACGAAAGGAGGCGGTTCTTCGATAAGAGCCAGGACCCGAGTTAGCCGGAACTCAAATCCTCGGCTTCGGTGGAAGGGTCCTTTTTGATCTCGAATACGATGCCGCGCTCGCTCCGGACCAACGATATCGGATCCGCAGCTCCGTCCAGCCAGGATGAGTAATCCTCTTGGGTGATCACTCCGGGTTGTCTTTCTCCGACGGGAGTCATTTCCAAGGAGGCAGGTACGGTGATGATCGCAAACCCCGGTATGATTTGACCTCCTTCATGATAATGCACATGCAGTCCCGCAAACGCGAAGAGCTCCGTGGATTTATGATTGATCTCGACGTTGATTCTTTCCGTTTCGGAGAGGGTTTTCCATTCGGAAAAGGAACTGGCAGGGATGAGACAGCGGGAACTTTTGATCGCGTCCTTCCATAACGGAGAAGTTTTGAAACTTTCGATCCTGGCGACGGTTTCGTATTTTTGGGTTTTGCTGTTCCAGACTCCCCATTTGTAATTCTTCAGGACCCTTTCCTCGGATTGGAGGATCAAGACTGGGGCGATATCTCCGGGAAAGACTTCCCGGTCCATTCTGAACTTCTCTCCGATTTCCGCCGTTTCGTTCTCGATCCGGAATTGAGAGACGATTTGGTCCGCGTCGGACGGAAGCCTGTACGAATCGCACATTCCCCAATTTTCGTCTTTCGAGCGGAGAAAAGCAATCGATTTTCCGGATCGATTCCGGAGAGGCATAACGATCGCCGTTTTCCTTCGTTAGGCTAGAATACGGTACGTGAATTGTGATTGACCTGTTCCTTCTTCTGGCAATGCTTGCGTGGCCCTAGTAGGTTTCTTTTTATCCATGTCGATTCGTAATTCTTTTTTATTCGTTTACCTTCTCCAATTCTGCTTCGCGATCCTCCTGAAATACCTCTCCTTTTTAGGGGACACGTCCACCGAAACGCATGAAGCAATTTTAAAGTATTTTACGGAAGAAGACTTGCAGAAGGGAATCGAATACGATCGCAGAGGCTTTTTCGCCTCTATGGTCTCGGATTGGATCGATTTTTTTCTGACGG
The DNA window shown above is from Leptospira fletcheri and carries:
- a CDS encoding SOS response-associated peptidase, with product MPLRNRSGKSIAFLRSKDENWGMCDSYRLPSDADQIVSQFRIENETAEIGEKFRMDREVFPGDIAPVLILQSEERVLKNYKWGVWNSKTQKYETVARIESFKTSPLWKDAIKSSRCLIPASSFSEWKTLSETERINVEINHKSTELFAFAGLHVHYHEGGQIIPGFAIITVPASLEMTPVGERQPGVITQEDYSSWLDGAADPISLVRSERGIVFEIKKDPSTEAEDLSSG